Proteins encoded together in one Plasmodium cynomolgi strain B DNA, chromosome 9, whole genome shotgun sequence window:
- a CDS encoding hypothetical protein (putative), with translation MGKNKTSGESSDRANYSPSQDAIAGVPLIGWEAESVATPKQQRDISYREAKNGKKGIPPSIASNSDNKTGSSRSCWSYAPPKWNAQKKKHTHVNDNHIVETKKAYTSISTAPHRSNYTYRADPRTKTESSSPRICLVKRLNGKLEQIDMKDIQTAFPNYIPYERNDNGAFLSSVFSPVEDTEQQTQGKVGDISNLPVVIRQGSAKSSAKIKLPIGTPPTSQTGKLTRVTPREGLGKALHAGERAGGVSDVYSHGAIPWCYPMILSHARGSHQKAPPPSRSFSCNNTIYNPSACNPSNGLRSTSQKRTFSNVQTSYNSPGGGSNFSSCGQSPIRRFQSAQNATTLSLRSPKVVTPKRDATPQTSLLKPYAIPMLLKHSTNMILNQLKKKKGNQRTHTKGTNMNVRNKDKQKEVQFESNSFSKKKG, from the exons atggggaaaaataaaacttctGGGGAGTCGTCCGACAGGGCCAACTACTCACCGAGCCAAGATGCCATAGCAGGGGTTCCTTTGATAGGGTGGGAAGCAGAAAGCGTTGCCACACCCAAACAACAACGCGACATATCCTATCGTGAAgcaaaaaacggaaaaaaaggcatcccCCCCTCTATAGCCTCCAACAGCGATAACAAAACAGGCTCTTCACGCAGCTGCTGGAGCTACGCCCCCCCAAAGTGgaacgcacaaaaaaaaaaacacacacatgtgaatGACAACCATATAgtagaaacaaaaaaggcatacaCCTCCATAAGCACCGCTCCGCACAGAAGTAACTATACCTACCGTGCAGACCCACGAACCAAAACCGAAAGCAGCTCCCCTCGTATATGCTTGGTGAAACGATTAAATGGAAAGCTCGAACAAATTGACATGAAGGATATACAGACCGCCTTTCCTAACTACATACCATATGAGAGAAACGACAACGGCGCATTCCTCTCGTCAGTGTTCAGCCCCGTAGAAGACACAGAGCAGCAAACCCAAGGCAAGGTAGGCGACATTTCTAACCTCCCCGTTGT AATCCGCCAAGGAAGCGCCAAATCTTCTGCTAAGATCAAACTGCCTATTGGGACCCCCCCCACAAGTCAAACAGGTAAGCTCACACGAGTGACTCCACGTGAAGGATTAGGAAAAGCTCTTCACGCAGGGGAGCGCGCAGGAGGAGTGTCAGACGTGTACTCCCATGGTGCTATCCCATGGTGCTATCCGATGATACTATCCCATG CTCGCGGGTCTCACCAAAAAGCTCCGCCACCCTCCAGAAGTTTCAGTTGCAACAACACCATTTATAACCCTTCTGCTTGCAACCCGAGCAACGGACTAAGGTCCACCTCACAGAAACGAACCTTCTCCAATGTGCAAACATCGTATAACTCCCCAGGAGGGGGATCGAACTTTTCTTCTTGTGGGCAAAGTCCCATTAGGAGGTTTCAGTCTGCTCAG AACGCAACCACGTTGTCACTTCGCTCACCAAAAGTGGTCACTCCGAAGAGGGATGCCACTCCCCAAACGAGTTTACTAAAACCATACGCCATTCCCATGCTATTAAAGCATTCTACAAATATGATCCTGAACCAGTTAAAAA AGAAGAAAGGAAACCAGAGGACCCACACTAAAGGAACAAATATGAATGTAAGAAACAAGGACAAGCAGAAAGAGGTACAATTTGAATCAAattcattttcaaaaaaaaaaggataa
- a CDS encoding coat protein gamma subunit (putative): MLKPIGIKDKIQRNLLKDSKYDDEKSVVNPHEGDKASILQETRVFSSYPLNTQKCMQILTKILYLINKGEEKLTPQECTDIFFNITKLFQSNNERLRRMVYLLIKSLPVNEKEVFIVTSSLTKDMNSANDCYRANAIRVLSKIIDNSMATQIERYLKTAIVDKNSFVSCSSLLCGLNLYLNASCDIVKKWIHEVSECINSKNPMVQFHALTLLCSIKYQDKLALEKIISSYSKSSSNLSGSLANCLLIKYASYLIYSTEVDSELGNTNQHLPPGANSSQGYAQASRSAGRTHDMYNIQDYATNKGNFIHPTTKVCFDYLKNCLKSKDPMILFECIKCIFELAIHDKGGRNSTTVFNVDVLNECMKVCQIFLLSSKIVDKFSIIRQINKLSHYRPHVASKINQDIENLLTDSNKSICVLAFTTLLKTGNEANIDRLLSQINNYMTGDNTFFKIQIIEELKNLCFIYPSKCNLILSFLSNNLRDEESYKFKSNTIDAIILIISQIPNSEETAILQLCEFIEDCEYNSLLLRVIRFLLVHIPKTSTPSKYIRYIYNRLILENSTIRVDGLYALFHIALKCGSNSKDILFLLNCLLADNDDEVRDRSNFLYHILREKIKKMEPLQGNHSSEDLPFIDELLTNESPTHLENLLYLIQKHLEDKVTDEFDYNHAKEEIQKMGDNIFKDISPTPSSPHLKKKNSTADLYGGSMNGKKLPEQNTDLILSEHVANFIEKYQMGTLKMVGKSVPLTESEAEYTVHVKKYIYDRYILLEFIVQNTLTEQILADVNMQINSFDKNWTILEKTTIPNLYFNNPQNLYVLLGRNTPIEETPIEEAPIVEAPTRGDYQVSQHFQLSLHFLTKENEMDDGFPDSYSINPLSIQITDFISPRILRHGEFRHVWDSMENLNSEAVSKFSLNFENIQLAVVGLLNTLNMMACDQTDSVEVNSSNHNMLLSARYMNESHVLCKASLILSQQYGCLLKIVCRSREKQLSETLLKALE, translated from the exons ATGCTCAAGCCAATCGGGATCAAAGACAAAATACAAAGGAACCTCCTGAAGGACTCCAAATACGACGATGAAAAATCTGTGGTCAATCCCCATGAGGGAGATAAGGCTAGCATCCTGCAGGAGACCAGAGTCTTCTCCAGCTACCCCCTCAACACGCAAAAGTGCATGCAAATACTGACCAAAATTTTGTACCTCATAAataagggagaagaaaaactaACACCACAAGAGTGTacagatattttttttaacatcacCAAATTATTTCAATCCAACAATGAAAGGCTACGAAGGATGGTTTATTTACTCATTAAGAGTTTGCCTGTTAACGAGAAGGAAGTGTTTATTGTGACAAGTTCGCTGACCAAGGATATGAATTCAGCTAACGATTGCTATAGGGCCAATGCCATACGGGTCTTAAGTAAAATTATTGATAATTCCATGGCTACTCAAATTGAGCGTTACTTAAAAACAGCTATAGTGGATAAGAACTCCTTCGTTTCTTGTTCCTCCTTACTCTGTGGATTGAATCTCTATTTGAATGCATCCTGCGACATTGTAAAGAAATGGATTCATGAAGTTAGTGAATGTATTAACAGCAAAAATCCGATGGTTCAGTTTCACGCCTTAACATTGCTATGTTCTATTAAGTATCAGGATAAACTGGCGTtggaaaaaatcatttcGTCGTATAGCAAAAGCTCGAGTAATTTATCTGGTTCCCTTGCCAACTGCCTTTTAATAAAGTATGCGTCCTACTTGATTTACAGCACTGAGGTGGACAGCGAGTTGGGCAATACGAACCAGCACCTTCCCCCCGGGGCCAATTCCTCCCAAGGTTATGCCCAG GCGAGTCGGTCTGCAGGACGAACGCACGACATGTACAACATACAAGATTACGCGACAAATAAAGGAAACTTCATCCACCCGACAACCAAAGTCTGCTTCGATTATTTGAAGAACTGTCTCAAAAGTAAAGACCCCATGATTCTTTTTGAGTGTATAAAATGCATATTCGAGCTAGCCATTCATgataaaggaggaagaaattccACCACAGTATTCAACGTAGATGTACTGAATGAGTGTATGAAAGTATGTcaaattttcttattatCATCCAAAATAGTAGACAAATTTAGTATAATAAGACAGATAAATAAACTGTCCCATTATAGACCCCATGTCGCATCGAAAATTAATCAAGATATAGAGAATCTCCTAACAGATAGCAATAAAAGTATCTGTGTTTTGGCATTCACGACGTTACTCAAAACAGGAAATGAAGCCAACATAGATCGATTACTTAgtcaaataaataattacatgaCAGGAgataatactttttttaaaattcaaattattgaagaattaaaaaatctatGCTTTATCTATCCATCCAAATGTAACCTTATTCTTAGTTTCCTCTCAAACAATTTAAGAGATGAAGAATCCTACAAATTCAAATCAAACACAATAGATgccattattttaattataagtCAAATACCAAACTCGGAAGAAACAGCTATTCTTCAACTTTGTGAATTTATTGAAGATTGTGAATATAATTCTCTCCTCCTCAGAGTTATCCGATTTTTACTTGTACACATCCCCAAAACGTCTACTCCATCTAAGTATATaaggtacatatataacagattaattttggaaaattcaaCAATACGAGTCGATGGGTTGTATGCTCTATTTCATATTGCTCTAAAATGTGGTTCTAACTCGaaagatattttatttcttttaaattgcCTTTTGGCTGATAACGATGATGAAGTGAGAGATCGTTCCAATTTCTTGTATCACATATTGAGagagaagataaaaaaaatggaacccCTCCAGGGGAATCACTCCTCTGAGGACTTACCCTTCATTGATGAACTACTAACAAATGAATCACCTACCCATTTGGAAAATCTTCTTTATTTAATCCAAAAACATTTAGAAGATAAAGTAACGGATGAATTTGACTACAATCatgcaaaggaagaaatacaaaaaatgggagacaatatttttaaagataTATCACCTACTCCTTCATCCCCACacttgaaaaagaaaaattcaactGCAGATCTGTATGGTGGATCtatgaatggaaaaaaattacctgaaCAAAATACTGATTTGATTTTATCAGAACATGTAGCTAATTTTATAGAGAAATATCAAATGGGTACACTCAAAATGGTAGGCAAGTCTGTACCACTAACAGAAAGTGAAGCTGAGTACACTGTCCatgtgaagaaatatatttacgaTAGATACATATTACTGGAATTTATTGTGCAAAATACCTTaactgaacaaattttagcagatgtaaatatgcaaataaattcgtttgataaaaattggaccattttggaaaaaacaaccattcctaatttatattttaacaacCCACAAAATTTGTATGTCCTGTTGGGAAGAAATACACCCATAGAGGAAACACCCATAGAGGAAGCACCCATAGTGGAAGCACCCACACGTGGAGATTACCAAGTCAGTCAACACTTCCAACTATCCCTTCACTTCCTCACCAAAGAGAACGAAATGGATGATGGCTTCCCCGACTCCTACTCCATTAACCCCTTGAGTATACAAATTACCGACTTTATCTCCCCACGTATTTTGCGACATGGAGAATTTAGACATGTCTGGGATAGTATGGAAAATTTGAACTCAGAAGCTGTGAGCAAATTTAGTCTCAATTTCGAAAATATTCAGCTAGCTGTCGTTGGGTTGTTAAACACTTTAAATATGATGGCTTGTGATCAGACGGACAGTGTGGAGGTCAACAGCAGCAACCATAACATGCTTCTCTCAGCTCGATATATGAACGAGTCCCACGTTTTGTGCAAGGCTTCCCTCATTCTTTCTCAGCAGTACGGCTGCTTGTTGAAGATCGTGTGCCGCTCCCGCGAGAAGCAGCTCTCCGAGACGCTCCTCAAGGCGCTCGAGTAG
- a CDS encoding protein kinase domain containing protein (putative), with translation MDFPDIKKNPKTLNNNSKDNPEFADNYYKRSYIKGRKNEEIKIGSNLSTNNDVLQLPSVLHNQIRIIRTNDSCFKDYVVLNNLGKGTYAQVWKVKHKITNEIFAAKLLQPNQFPKESFNRIVEMFTKEIINLSICQCPGVIKLHKVIGGKEGWILIQDYANDGTLWKENLSSNMTEAFLYFIQLLQGMWYIQDMNIVHRDLKPTNILRYDNKRIVIADFGWSEHIDSCNLHPTEWPGTLEINPPEVLRNTGPMTEKIDNYALGMNMILFISGRFVCRQKGIECSKVAQTILKTVHNLRHSKPPSRFRENLKAWDLFVKLTSSNPSERLSLQNVLDHPWVTEMLNNFSLQNSKFLWHEKVKSRWIYLLSNNWNFFKNISSISPSGVSGVNGVTAASGASATHAVYSTNAVNAISLSANGKMKQNGEVDKDDASASKGNNKATVVMDVDKETPKDKTSNNKYSHACLKNDYEILYYMMKNNFKNRINCCSVKKSDPCTCRSNDSRTKQSRDAKSAVKTDQRTVSSSYNDDRPLNGGAMYVEDAKKDNFLVINDDTENANKGSLAKKKKEDHMTKKENEAIVINDEEDDEGGEGGEADEEGEADEGGEADEGGEADEGGEADEGGEADEGGEADEGGEADEGSDGGDVRDNRAVHNNYVRKKKQAPHRASRREESKNGKVSQVSHANQIVKKKGTYHEVCSSGGQDDEFLEEQVRDIERGITDGEEAEDGGDAEEEEEDDDEDDEDDEDDEDDEDDEDDEDDEDDDEDDEDDDEDDDDEEEEEEEEEDHDQNHRSKDEHNRNGTLDSKNNQVTYMKSGKNNNHLKSARQKSYSRSETYDDFLNYKGKKNAHRYGKPVEVILNGNGKSGKKGMAANEDSLFQERNRNDTINASDEKEEASCSNCKNALDSKASKWFCAEKDKQDNQDNQYNQHNQHQQDQPRQTEQSVSYTKKTTTHLGNFQDALLTFGKSKNLRLSKDQTMGELAEKICRRGSTGNVRSSHKGDEANGVNAEERTDREDRSCKYEGTREGGVIDLEDPPPRGNKWMQGGDSPRDEHAVGGEDDEEEADEEEADEEEADEEGADEDEADEDEADEEEADEDENYIKIYANNFNINKSGKHKKCAKKKESFSNKVNSILENSKELKKKLKKNLSSLYEMGLSEARGGGQIVGAYEQKRYQLDPHNPESINTYNGIRTDSRNGNRNGNRVQVSLNQEKVANIRDQVGRKMGSNVGSNVGSKMGNKMDSKMGQARCTDFVAHQKRITSFSANSEAIKMDMEKLGGKHIHDENTLSKKKKMGNNSFSVAEGKVSEKVHYDCEEGPTKGEGHTIADRTNGSHMENLNNKQEPFDFPPHLRNYFNKATTSTASDICGKVDKPGDLSRSLIDSCVRYMEDSRVKNRHPDRFACYAEGESVGDKDKKTHPLRAGRSGDMEKVNSKLPMKESEQLRPTNWEIFSNNDQRGECVSVHMNNGKDNDDKRQHIGNKKGTPIEAMARMPSKSNLSNYSINHRGSNKGTNYKYENGFTSLLNKKKLHLGNYLDNDVEALTNRYVEQIKVIGKDGKNNNKHMSLNSIFSEDMRQSENSTQCNDRVNKNEKNFSYNNDPPTHMSDEPNSSNDMNDIIINNFMNNTKGGANYDGRKKTTEVHPGEVHPGEVHMREVHMREVHPGEVHMREAHLGEVHPGQFDGTGNYDTSSGNTRHNYFSSKKGYDKNEQYYPTNNLTKLAERKNEGDPQGGSFSCVANYETSYEENDCNSSSRSVEKSEHSGFMRMLKALGGEEHCANWMSSTASANGSRSDNRSDNRSDNRSDNRSDNRSRNPFVAGKERYEDLLLGDLPQEGKAPSGKKEFKAEGKDRNSMNLQMEGKAANQGALSHFASGGNKTFEEVRRAQAISAHAYLEGSGNGGDSRSDNRSDARSDSRSGGAHNHKPSAFLHPSSYTKATIRLDETIRDNFNKTSSSSTYDYSDFDFHCSSNKDNIVDSFNTEYKLTTTREREKAVMQRQKKEEKQERLCYHQTGARFQVPN, from the exons atggatTTTCCAGATATCAAAAAGAACCCTAAAACGTTGAATAATAACAGCAAAGACAACCCCGAATTTGCTGATAATTATTACAAACGGAGTTAcataaaagggagaaaaaatgaagaaattaaaatagGCTCAAACCTGTCTACGAACAATGATGTATTACAACTACCCAGCGTGCTTCACAACCAAATTAGGATAATACGGACAAATGACAGCTGCTTTAAAGACTACGTCGTTTTGAACAACCTAGGAAAGGGAACGTACGCACAAGTATGGAAGGTGAAGCATAAAATTACGAACGAAATATTTGCAGCCAAGTTGTTACAACCAAATCAATTTCCAAAGGAATCATTTAATCGAATTGTTGAAATGTTtacaaaagaaataattaatcTATCCATATGTCAATGTCCTGGAGTGATAAAGTTACACAAAGTTataggaggaaaagaaggctGGATATTAATACAAGATTATGCAAATGATGGGACGTTGTGGAAGGAAAATCTATCCAGTAATATGACTGAAGCCTTTCTGTACTTCATTCAACTGCTACAAGGCATGTGGTACATCCAAGACATGAATATTGTTCACAGAGATTTAAAACcaacaaatattttaagaTACGACAATAAAAGGATAGTCATAGCTGACTTTGGATGGTCCGAACATATCGACTCTTGCAATTTACACCCCACGGAATGGCCGGGCACGTTAGAAATTAACCCCCCAGAGGTACTCAGAAATACGGGACCCATGacggaaaaaattgacaactACGCCCTTGGAATGAATAtgattttattcatttcggGAAGATTCGTGTGTAGACAAAAAGGAATCGAGTGTTCAAAAGTCGCTCAAACTATTTTGAAAACTGTGCATAATTTGAGACACTCCAAACCTCCTAGCAGATTTAGGGAGAATCTTAAAGCGTGGGATTTATTCGTTAAGTTGACTTCATCCAACCCCAGTGAACGATTAAGCCTGCAGAATGTATTGGACCACCCCTGGGTGACAGAGATGTTAAACAATTTTAGCCTGCAGAATTCCAAGTTCCTGTGGCATGAGAAGGTTAAGAGCAGGTGGATTTACCTCCTCTCGAATAACTGgaactttttcaaaaatatttcctccATTTCGCCGAGCGGGGTGAGCGGTGTGAACGGGGTGACCGCGGCGAGTGGGGCGAGTGCAACCCACGCGGTCTACTCAACCAACGCAGTCAACGCCATTTCCCTCAGCGCGAAcggcaaaatgaagcaaaacgGCGAAGTAGACAAGGACGACGCTTCTGCTTCGAAGGGAAACAACAAAGCAACCGTCGTCATGGACGTAGACAAAGAAACCCCCAAGGACAAAACTAGTAACAATAAATATTCGCACGCCTGCCTCAAAAATGACTACGAGATTCTCTACTATATGATgaagaataattttaaaaatagaataaacTGTTGCTCCGTGAAGAAAAGCGACCCCTGCACCTGCAGGAGCAATGACAGCAGAACGAAGCAAAGTAGGGATGCCAAAAGTGCGGTCAAAACGGACCAAAGAACAGTCAGCAGTAGCTACAACGATGATAGACCCTTGAACGGGGGGG CCATGTACGTGGAAGACGCCAAGAAGGATAACTTTCTGGTCATCAACGATGACACGGAAAATGCGAACAAGGGCAGTCttgcgaagaagaaaaaggaggaccatatgacgaagaaggaaaatgaagCTATCGTGATAaacgacgaggaggacgatGAAGGAGGTGAAGGAGGCGAAGCAGATGAAGAAGGCGAAGCAgatgaaggaggagaagcagatgAAGGAGGCGAAGCAgatgaaggaggagaagcagatgAAGGAGGCGAAGCAGATGAAGGGGGCGAAGCAGATGAAGGGGGCGAAGCAGATGAAGGAAGTGACGGAGGTGACGTGAGGGACAACCGTGCGGTGCACAACAATTACGTGCGCAAGAAGAAACAAGCACCACATCGTGCCAGCCGCAGGGAAGAATCGAAGAATGGCAAAGTTAGCCAAGTTAGTCATGCCAACCAAATCGTCAAAAAGAAAGGCACCTACCACGAAGTGTGTAGCAGCGGGGGCCAAGATGACGAGTTCCTGGAGGAGCAGGTGCGAGACATCGAGCGGGGGATCACCgacggggaagaagcggaggatGGAGGTGACgcggaagaggaagaggaagacgatgatgaggatgacGAGGATGACGAGGATGACGAAGATGACGAGGATGACGAGGATGACGAGGATGACGAGGACGACGACGAGGACGACGAGGACGATGATGAGGACGACGacgatgaagaggaggaggaagaagaagaagaagaccaCGATCAAAACCATCGAAGCAAAGATGAGCACAACCGCAACGGTACACTGGACAGCAAGAACAACCAAGTTACCTACATGAAAAgcgggaaaaataataaccacCTGAAAAGTGCACGGCAAAAGTCCTACAGCAGGAGCGAGACGTACgatgattttttaaactatAAGGGCAAAAAGAATGCCCATAGGTATGGAAAACCCGTAGAGGTGATCCTCAATGGCAACGGAAAAAGTGGTAAGAAGGGAATGGCCGCAAACGAGGATTCCCTTTTTCAGGAAAGAAATCGTAATGATACCATTAACGCATCGGACGAGAAGGAAGAGGCGAGTTGTTCAAATTGCAAAAACGCTTTGGACAGCAAAGCATCGAAATGGTTTTGTGCAGAGAAGGATAAACAGGATAATCAGGATAATCAGTATAATCAGCATAATCAGCATCAACAGGATCAACCGAGGCAAACGGAGCAGTCAGTGAGTTATACAAAGAAGACGACGACCCATCTGGGGAATTTTCAAGACGCGCTTCTCACCTTTGGTAAGTCCAAAAATCTGAGATTATCGAAGGACCAAACGATGGGCGAGTTGGCGGAAAAAATCTGCAGGAGGGGCAGCACTGGGAATGTGAGAAGCTCGCACAAAGGGGATGAAGCCAATGGGGTGAACGCAGAGGAGAGAACGGATAGAGAAGACAGGTCATGCAAATATGAAGGAACGCGAGAAGGGGGAGTGATAGACCTCGAAGACCCCCCACCCCGCGGGAATAAATGGATGCAGGGGGGAGATTCACCACGAGATGAGCACGCAGTGGGAGGTGAagatgatgaggaagaagccgatgaggaagaggccgatgaggaagaagccgATGAGGAGGGAGCCGATGAGGACGAAGCCGATGAGGACGAAgccgatgaggaagaagccgATGAGGACGAAAATTACATCAAAATTTACGCCAACAACTTTAACATCAACAAATCggggaagcacaaaaagTGCGCCAAGAAGAAGGAGTCCTTTTCGAACAAAGTCAATTCAATATTGGAGAATTCGAaggagctaaaaaaaaaattaaaaaaaaacttatccAGTTTGTACGAAATGGGTTTAAGCGAAGcaaggggagggggacaGATCGTCGGCGCGTATGAACAGAAGCGTTACCAGTTGGACCCCCACAATCCAGAAAGTATCAACACCTACAACGGAATTCGCACTGACAGCCGAAATGGCAACCGAAATGGCAATCGCGTCCAAGTCAGCCTCAATCAGGAAAAGGTCGCAAACATAAGGGACCAAGTGGGTAGGAAAATGGGCAGCAATGTGGGCAGCAACGtgggcagcaaaatgggcaacaaaatggatagCAAAATGGGCCAAGCCCGTTGCACTGATTTCGTGGCGCACCAAAAAAGGATCACCTCCTTCTCCGCAAATAGTGAAGCAATCAAAATGgacatggaaaaattgggggggaagcacatcCATGATGAGAACACCTtgtcgaaaaagaaaaaaatgggaaataatTCTTTCTCAGTAGCAGAAGGTAAAGTTAGTGAAAAGGTGCACTATGACTGTGAGGAGGGTCcgacaaaaggggaaggtcACACCATTGCAGATAGAACAAATGGGAGCCACATGGAGAACTTAAATAATAAACAGGAACCATTtgacttccccccccatttgaGGAACTACTTCAACAAGGCTACTACATCCACTGCGTCAGACATTTGTGGGAAGGTGGACAAACCGGGAGACCTTTCCCGAAGTCTCATAGACAGCTGCGTCAGATATATGGAAGACTCGCGAGTAAAAAACAGGCATCCAGACCGGTTTGCTTGCTATGCGGAGGGGGAAAGCGTAGGAGACAAGGACAAAAAGACCCACCCCTTGCGAGCTGGCAGAAGCGGTGACatggaaaaagtgaacagTAAGTTGCCGATGAAAGAGAGCGAACAGCTCAGACCAACAAATTGGGAAATCTTTTCAAATAACGATCAAAGAGGAGAATGCGTCAGTGTTCACATGAACAATGGCAAGGACAATGACGATAAGAGGCAGCACAttggtaataaaaaaggaacacccATCGAAGCAATGGCGAGGATGCCGTCCAAAAGTAACCTCTCCAATTATAGCATTAATCACCGTGGTAGTaacaaaggaacaaattaCAAGTATGAAAATGGTTTCACCTCTCtgttgaacaaaaaaaaattgcacctCGGGAATTACCTCGACAATGATGTAGAGGCACTCACGAATCGTTACGTGGAACAAATAAAAGTTATTGGCAAAGATGggaaaaacaacaacaagCATATGTCCTTAAATTCCATCTTTTCAGAAGACATGAGACAAAGTGAAAACTCCACACAGTGTAATGACcgagtaaataaaaatgagaagaatttCTCCTACAATAATGACCCCCCCACCCATATGTCAGACGAACCCAATAGCAGCAACGACATGAAcgatattataattaataattttatgaataacaCGAAAGGTGGTGCGAATTACgatggaaggaaaaagacgACGGAAGTCCATCCGGGGGAAGTGCACCCGGGGGAAGTCCACATGAGGGAAGTCCATATGAGGGAAGTGCACCCGGGGGAAGTCCACATGAGGGAAGCCCACCTGGGGGAAGTCCACCCGGGCCAGTTCGATGGAACAGGGAATTACGACACCTCCAGCGGAAACACAAGGCATAATTACTTTTCCAGCAAAAAGGGCTACGACAAGAACGAGCAGTACTACCCAACCAATAATTTGACAAAGTTAGCCGAACGCAAGAATGAAGGTGATCCACAAGGTGGCAGCTTCTCCTGCGTGGCGAATTACGAAACCAGTTACGAGGAGAATGACTGCAatagcagcagcaggagtgTGGAGAAGAGCGAGCATTCGGGTTTTATGAGAATGCTGAAAGCGTTGGGCGGGGAGGAACACTGCGCCAACTGGATGAGCAGCACGGCGAGCGCCAACGGAAGCCGAAGTGACAACCGAAGTGACAACCGAAGTGACAACCGTAGTGACAACCGCAGTGACAACCGCAGTCGGAACCCATTTGTGGCGGGCAAGGAGCGGTACGAGGACCTGCTGCTGGGGGACCTCCCCCAGGAGGGAAAAGCACcgagcggaaaaaaagagttcaAGGCGGAGGGGAAAGACAGAAATTCAATGAATCTACAAATGGAAGGTAAGGCAGCAAACCAGGGTGCTCTCTCGCATTTCGCCTCGGGGGGGAATAAGACGTTCGAAGAAGTGCGCCGTGCCCAGGCCATCAGCGCGCATGCCTACTTGGAGGGGAGCGGAAATGGAGGTGACAGCCGAAGTGACAACCGAAGCGACGCCCGAAGCGACAGCCGAAGCGGAGGTGCGCACAACCACAAGCCGAGCGCGTTTCTCCACCCAAGCAGCTACACCAAGGCGACCATACGACTCGACGAAACCATTCGCGATAACTTTAACAAAACGTCCAGCTCCTCCACATACGACTACAGCGACTTCGATTTCCATTGCTCATCCAACAAGGACAACATTGTGGACTCGTTCAACACCGAGTATAAGTTAACCACGACGAGGGAAAGGGAGAAGGCTGTTATGCAAAgacagaagaaggaggagaagcaggaaAGGCTCTGCTACCACCAAACGGGCGCCAGGTTTCAGGTTCCCAATTAA